A single window of Zea mays cultivar B73 chromosome 10, Zm-B73-REFERENCE-NAM-5.0, whole genome shotgun sequence DNA harbors:
- the LOC103640768 gene encoding ribonuclease H2 subunit A, producing MAALVPEWATKEPCLMGIDEAGRGPVLGPMVYGCVYCACSYNNTLATLKFADSKTLKEEQREELFESLKANSSIGWEVDVICPKDLSAKMLKRSKVNLNEISHNSAMGLVRKVLDMGVLLAEVYVDTVGDPEKYRTKLTEKFPGVKFVVAKKADSLYPVVSGASIAAKVTRDRALRNWVFDETALSLHMRTGSGYPGDPDTKQWLEDHKHPVFGFPTLVRFSWGTCKPFFKDAVDVTWESDEVDEEGTDNGGAKRQVKLSSLGFTGFKRKTEDIESSGKGRCKFFQARKLELVRKFQ from the exons GTCCTATGGTGTATGGATGTGTGTACTGCGCGTGCTCTTACAATAACACTCTTGCGACTCTCAAATTCGCAG ATTCAAAGACGTTGAAGGAAGAACAAAGAGAGGAGCTATTTGAAAGTTTAAAGGCCAATAGCTCTATTGGGTGGGAAGTGGATGTCATATGCCCAAAGGATCTATCTGCTAAAATGTTAAAAAG GTCGAAAGTTAATCTGAATGAaatatcacataactctgccatgGGTCTTGTTAGAAAAGTTCTTGACATGGGAGTTCTACTGGCAGAA GTATATGTAGATACAGTGGGAGATCCTGAAAAGTACAGAACCAAGCTGACAGAAAAGTTTCCAGGGGTCAAATTTGTGGTTGCCAAAAAAGCTGATAGCCTTTACCCTGTTGTTAGTGGAGCAAGTATAGCTGCAAAG GTCACTAGGGACAGAGCGTTGCGAAACTGGGTGTTTGATGAAACAGCTCTGAGTCTGCACATGAGAACTGGATCAGGATATCCAGGAG ACCCTGATACTAAGCAATGGTTAGAAGATCACAAGCATCCGGTATTTGGCTTCCCAACTTTGGTTCGTTTCAGTTGGGGAACTTGTAAGCCCTTCTTCAAGGACGCAGTTGATGTTACATG GGAGTCTGATGAAGTTGATGAAGAAGGGACTGACAATGGAGGTGCCAAGCGACAAGTCAAGCTTTCAAGCCTAGGCTTCACTGGTTTCAAAAGGAAAACCGAGGATATCGAATCAAGCGGAAAAGGTCGTTGCAAATTCTTCCAGGCTCGCAAACTTGAGTTGGTCAGGAAGTTTCAGTGA